The segment ATCGTTAGAACGCAAACGAATTAGGTCTCGAATTAATTCTACGATTTTCGAAGGCTGAATTTTTCGATATAACTCGTAAGGATTCACAAGTCTTGTAATTAAGACATTTGCGATTAAACCGCTCATTTTCACCGCGTGACGCGGAATAATTCCCTGCCAGCCCATGAAGCCGAATCCGCGAAATTCATTCGGAAAGAAAATCATTTGGACCGCGATATAATTCGTAACCCATCCGACAAAGGAACAAGTTAAGAAAATTGAAATAACCTGAATCGAGTCAGGATAGGAATGAAACCATTCCGACATGGGAGACCCATCTTACTTTCGGAAAAATGGCGTTCAAGAAGAAATCGTATGCAACTTTAACACTGGTCTCGTCGGTTTTAAGACACTCGGCAAGGAGTTGCCAATTCTGACCTTTGATTTTTCTCTGGAAGAAAAGATCATGAATTTTCGTTCGAGCATATTCCTTTCGACGATTATTCATCTATTATTGGTGGGTGGATTTTTATTTTTCGGCCATGCTAGTTTGGGCAATCTTAGCTCGGTTCAGTTACATCTGAGTAAAGGTGGCATTCCCAATTTACGTTTTTCGATTCCCTCTAATCTTGGAAATGGGCTTCCTGCGTCAGATCAAAAAAGGGAAGCCGGAACGGAAGAGTTTGAGGTCCAAAAATTTAAGAATGAAATTCA is part of the Leptospira broomii serovar Hurstbridge str. 5399 genome and harbors:
- a CDS encoding LIC_10042 family TonB-like protein codes for the protein MGDPSYFRKNGVQEEIVCNFNTGLVGFKTLGKELPILTFDFSLEEKIMNFRSSIFLSTIIHLLLVGGFLFFGHASLGNLSSVQLHLSKGGIPNLRFSIPSNLGNGLPASDQKREAGTEEFEVQKFKNEIHFPSEALEQRLESDCTWEVEIGRAGEARKVTTIRPCRYQIFESQFRKSIYRWKFQLKEGTILTIPVSFRIETND